One stretch of Bordetella avium DNA includes these proteins:
- a CDS encoding tripartite tricarboxylate transporter substrate binding protein BugE, with protein sequence MIKVRTLAQALALAVGIAGAAGAHAAYPDKPIRVIVPFAPGGSTDIIARIVTQRMAQELGQPMVVENKGGAGGAIGAAEAARAAADGYTLSIATVSTMAVNPACRPKDLPYDPIKDFQPVTNFANTANVVAVNPKFPAKDFPAFLEELKKNPGKYSYGSSGTCGVLHLMGESFKMATDTDIVHVPYKGSGPAVADAVGGQIELLFDNLPSSMSQIQAGKLRPMAVAWPKRVEALKDVPTFAEVGFPVLNQPVWYGLLAPKGTPKEIVDKLRDAAVIALKDPRVLKTLDDQGSAPSGNTPEEFAKEIKEQYDWAADVVKKQNIKLD encoded by the coding sequence ATGATCAAAGTACGCACTCTCGCTCAGGCGCTGGCCTTGGCCGTGGGCATTGCGGGCGCTGCCGGCGCCCATGCGGCCTATCCCGACAAGCCCATTCGCGTGATCGTGCCGTTTGCGCCGGGCGGTTCGACCGACATCATCGCTCGTATCGTGACGCAGCGCATGGCCCAGGAACTGGGTCAGCCCATGGTGGTCGAGAACAAGGGCGGTGCAGGCGGCGCTATCGGCGCGGCTGAAGCCGCCCGCGCTGCGGCCGATGGCTACACGCTTTCCATCGCCACGGTGTCGACCATGGCCGTGAACCCGGCCTGCCGTCCCAAGGATCTGCCCTACGACCCGATCAAGGATTTCCAGCCCGTGACCAACTTCGCCAATACGGCGAATGTGGTGGCGGTCAACCCCAAGTTCCCGGCCAAGGACTTCCCGGCCTTCCTCGAAGAGCTGAAGAAGAACCCCGGCAAGTATTCCTATGGCAGCTCGGGCACTTGTGGCGTGCTGCACTTGATGGGCGAGTCCTTCAAGATGGCGACCGACACGGATATCGTGCACGTGCCCTACAAGGGTTCGGGTCCGGCCGTGGCCGATGCCGTGGGTGGCCAGATCGAATTGCTTTTCGACAACCTGCCGTCCTCCATGTCGCAGATCCAGGCTGGCAAGCTGCGTCCGATGGCTGTGGCCTGGCCCAAGCGCGTCGAAGCGCTCAAAGATGTTCCGACCTTCGCCGAAGTCGGTTTTCCGGTCTTGAACCAGCCGGTCTGGTACGGTTTGCTGGCGCCTAAGGGCACCCCCAAGGAAATCGTTGACAAGCTGCGTGACGCAGCCGTTATCGCGCTGAAGGACCCGCGTGTTCTCAAGACGCTGGACGACCAGGGTTCGGCACCTTCGGGCAACACCCCCGAAGAGTTCGCCAAGGAAATCAAGGAACAGTACGACTGGGCCGCCGACGTGGTGAAAAAGCAAAACATCAAGTTGGACTGA
- a CDS encoding AEC family transporter — protein MSVALLVLPDFLLVALGWTLRHRLNFSREFFAGCERLVYYILFPALLFQSILRTPISAGNALLLLQATAAVIAAGVVLSWMAALLLKSAPVALASAAQCGYRFNTYIGLALAASLGGPTGQTSMALIVGFAVPMANIAAVYGLARHSGSGLLRELARNPLLVSTMLALACNLAGLSLPGPLDTMLARLGAAAIALGIICVGANLSWEGGRGHGKLISWMLAVKLLALPAVALGVARLFSLPAQEALMLLLFAALPTASAAYVLAMRMGGDGRMVAVLISLGTLLSALTIPLWLLAAPRL, from the coding sequence ATGTCGGTTGCCCTGCTTGTTCTACCGGATTTTCTCTTGGTCGCCCTGGGCTGGACGCTGCGCCACAGGTTGAACTTTTCGCGTGAGTTTTTTGCGGGTTGCGAGCGGCTGGTCTACTACATTCTTTTTCCGGCCCTGCTGTTCCAATCGATTTTGCGCACCCCCATCAGCGCGGGCAACGCGCTTTTGCTTCTACAGGCCACGGCGGCCGTGATCGCCGCAGGCGTCGTGCTTTCCTGGATGGCCGCCCTGCTGCTGAAATCCGCGCCGGTGGCGCTGGCCTCGGCCGCACAATGCGGCTATCGCTTCAATACCTATATCGGTCTGGCGCTGGCTGCCAGCCTGGGCGGCCCGACCGGACAGACCAGCATGGCCCTGATCGTCGGCTTTGCCGTGCCGATGGCCAATATTGCCGCGGTATACGGTCTGGCGCGCCACAGCGGCAGCGGCCTGCTGCGCGAACTGGCGCGCAATCCCCTGCTGGTGTCCACGATGCTGGCGCTGGCCTGCAATCTGGCCGGCCTGTCTTTGCCGGGACCGCTAGACACCATGCTCGCCCGCCTAGGCGCGGCCGCCATCGCGCTGGGCATCATCTGCGTGGGCGCGAACCTCTCCTGGGAAGGCGGCCGGGGGCACGGCAAGCTGATCAGTTGGATGCTGGCTGTCAAGCTGCTGGCCCTGCCTGCCGTCGCGCTAGGCGTGGCGCGGCTATTCAGCCTGCCGGCTCAGGAAGCGCTGATGCTGCTGCTGTTTGCGGCGCTGCCCACCGCATCGGCAGCCTATGTGCTGGCGATGCGCATGGGCGGCGACGGTCGCATGGTGGCGGTGCTGATCTCGCTGGGCACGCTGCTATCCGCCCTGACGATACCCCTATGGCTGCTGGCGGCGCCGCGCCTCTGA
- the fumC gene encoding class II fumarate hydratase, whose product MKTRTEKDTFGPIEVPDDHLWGAQTQRSLHFFAISTEKMPVPLVTAMAQLKRAAAQVNAELGELDPTIAQAIIAAADEVIAGKWPNEFPLSVWQTGSGTQSNMNMNEVLANRASEILGGERGEGRKVHPNDHVNRGQSSNDTFPTAMHVAAAVQIEHHLLPALKTLRATLAKKSADFHDIVKIGRTHLQDATPLTLGQEISGWVAQLDLAEAQIRATLPGLHQLAIGGTAVGTGLNAHPQFSVKVSAALAHDTGSAFVSAPNKFQALASHEALLFAHGALKTLAAGAMKIANDVRWLASGPRSGLGEISIPENEPGSSIMPGKVNPTQCEALTMLAAQVLGNDAAINIGGASGNFELNVYKPLVIHNFLQSVRLLADGMASFDEHCARGIEPNRERIAELVDRSLMLVTALNPHIGYDKAAQIAKKAHKEGLSLKQAALALGYVSEAQFAEWVVPSHMTNAK is encoded by the coding sequence ATGAAAACTCGCACCGAAAAAGATACATTCGGCCCGATCGAAGTCCCTGATGATCATCTTTGGGGAGCGCAGACGCAGCGTTCGCTGCATTTTTTTGCGATTTCCACCGAAAAAATGCCGGTCCCGCTGGTGACGGCAATGGCGCAGCTCAAGCGCGCCGCCGCGCAGGTCAATGCCGAACTGGGCGAGCTGGACCCAACCATCGCGCAGGCCATCATCGCCGCTGCCGATGAAGTGATCGCCGGCAAATGGCCGAATGAGTTTCCGCTGTCGGTGTGGCAGACTGGTTCGGGCACCCAGAGCAATATGAATATGAATGAGGTGCTGGCCAATCGCGCCTCGGAGATCCTGGGGGGCGAGCGTGGCGAGGGCCGCAAGGTCCATCCCAACGACCACGTCAATCGCGGCCAGTCCTCCAACGACACCTTTCCGACCGCCATGCATGTGGCCGCAGCCGTGCAGATCGAGCACCATTTGCTGCCTGCGCTCAAGACTTTGCGCGCCACCCTGGCCAAAAAGAGCGCCGATTTCCATGACATCGTCAAGATCGGCCGTACCCATTTGCAGGATGCCACGCCGCTTACGCTGGGCCAGGAGATTTCGGGCTGGGTGGCCCAGTTGGATCTGGCCGAAGCGCAGATTCGCGCTACCTTGCCGGGCCTGCATCAATTGGCCATTGGCGGCACGGCGGTCGGCACCGGCCTGAACGCGCATCCGCAGTTCAGCGTAAAAGTCTCGGCCGCGCTGGCCCACGATACCGGCTCTGCCTTTGTGTCGGCGCCGAACAAATTCCAGGCGCTGGCCTCCCACGAGGCTTTGTTGTTTGCCCACGGCGCCCTCAAAACGCTGGCCGCCGGCGCGATGAAGATCGCCAACGACGTGCGCTGGCTGGCCAGCGGCCCGCGCTCGGGCCTGGGCGAGATCAGTATTCCCGAGAATGAGCCGGGCAGCTCCATCATGCCGGGCAAGGTCAATCCCACGCAGTGCGAAGCCCTGACCATGCTGGCGGCGCAGGTGCTGGGCAACGATGCGGCCATCAATATCGGCGGCGCCAGTGGTAATTTCGAACTGAACGTTTACAAGCCGCTCGTCATTCACAACTTCCTGCAGTCGGTGCGTTTGCTGGCCGATGGCATGGCCAGCTTTGACGAGCATTGCGCGCGCGGCATCGAACCCAACCGCGAGCGTATCGCCGAACTGGTGGACCGGTCCTTGATGCTGGTCACGGCCTTGAATCCGCATATCGGCTACGACAAGGCCGCGCAGATCGCCAAGAAGGCGCACAAGGAAGGCCTGTCGCTCAAGCAGGCCGCGCTGGCGCTGGGTTATGTGAGCGAAGCGCAGTTCGCCGAGTGGGTGGTGCCCTCCCACATGACTAACGCCAAGTAA
- a CDS encoding bifunctional alanine racemase/tRNA (adenosine(37)-N6)-threonylcarbamoyltransferase complex ATPase subunit type 1 TsaE: MPDPLARLALHLPDESATDALAGQLAPLVNGTAGQAGGRVHLRGDLGAGKTAFTRALLRASGIKGRIKSPTYALLESYKVSNLYFYHFDFYRLSDTREWLDAGFRDLLRDDAVVLIEWPERAGQFLPVPDLDINLAHADQGRDATLTAYTARGQTWLNAIVPPIAARSHPAPPLADA; this comes from the coding sequence ATGCCCGATCCCCTCGCCCGACTTGCACTGCATCTGCCCGACGAAAGCGCCACGGACGCGCTGGCCGGACAATTGGCGCCTCTGGTCAATGGGACGGCCGGCCAGGCTGGGGGACGGGTCCACCTGCGCGGCGACCTCGGCGCGGGCAAAACCGCCTTCACTCGGGCGCTGTTGCGCGCCAGCGGCATCAAGGGCCGCATCAAAAGCCCGACCTACGCGCTGCTTGAATCCTATAAAGTTTCTAACTTATACTTCTATCACTTTGATTTTTATAGACTTAGTGATACGCGCGAATGGTTGGACGCAGGATTCCGCGATTTACTGCGTGACGATGCTGTCGTTTTGATCGAATGGCCCGAACGCGCCGGCCAGTTTTTACCGGTGCCGGATCTGGATATCAACCTGGCTCATGCCGACCAGGGACGCGACGCCACCTTGACCGCCTACACCGCCAGAGGACAAACATGGTTGAACGCGATTGTCCCTCCGATAGCGGCGCGCTCGCACCCCGCGCCGCCACTCGCCGACGCCTGA
- a CDS encoding N-acetylmuramoyl-L-alanine amidase yields the protein MVERDCPSDSGALAPRAATRRRLISVAATLLVLPVLPRLARAATILAVRTWPADEYTRVTLELDSELKAEQFTLENPHRLVVDIEGLSTNASLTDLISKVRPDDPYIRGLRVAQNRPNVVRLVFDLKQPVAPQVFTLKPVGDYQYRLVLDLYPKIAQDPLVAILNKSSGPDVDDPLARILDDISRNQPAPLARGQQPAQTPPAPTPKPAPAPGRARRRMLTIALDPGHGGEDPGAIGASGLREKDVVLRIARRLKALIDAQPAMRAYLTRDDDYFVPLNVRVQKARRVRADLFVSIHADAWVKPTANGSSVFALSERGASSTQARWMADKENAADLIGGVNLGSHDRQVAKVLLDLSTTAQISDSLKVGSAFLEEIKKINRLHKNSVEQAGFAVLKAPDIPSILVETAFISNPQEEAKLRSNAHLDKLAQAMMTGIDRYFTANPPLARLSDAS from the coding sequence ATGGTTGAACGCGATTGTCCCTCCGATAGCGGCGCGCTCGCACCCCGCGCCGCCACTCGCCGACGCCTGATCAGCGTCGCGGCGACACTGCTCGTCTTGCCGGTGCTGCCCCGGCTGGCTCGGGCCGCCACCATTCTTGCGGTCCGCACCTGGCCCGCCGATGAGTACACCCGCGTCACGCTCGAACTGGACAGCGAACTCAAGGCGGAACAGTTCACGCTTGAAAATCCGCATCGTCTGGTCGTCGACATCGAAGGCCTGAGCACCAACGCCTCGCTCACCGACCTCATCTCCAAGGTGCGTCCCGACGACCCCTATATCCGCGGGCTGCGTGTCGCGCAGAACCGGCCCAATGTCGTGCGGCTGGTGTTCGACCTCAAACAGCCCGTGGCGCCGCAGGTCTTCACGCTAAAGCCCGTCGGTGACTACCAATACCGGCTGGTGCTGGATCTCTACCCCAAGATCGCACAGGACCCGCTGGTCGCCATCCTGAACAAATCGTCCGGCCCTGATGTCGATGATCCGCTCGCGCGTATCTTGGACGACATCTCGCGCAATCAGCCCGCACCGCTGGCCCGCGGACAGCAGCCGGCCCAGACGCCGCCTGCACCCACCCCTAAGCCGGCTCCCGCGCCCGGCCGCGCGCGCCGCCGCATGCTGACCATTGCGCTCGATCCAGGCCACGGCGGCGAAGATCCCGGCGCCATCGGCGCGAGCGGCCTGCGCGAAAAAGACGTCGTGCTGCGCATTGCCCGCCGGCTCAAGGCCCTGATCGACGCCCAGCCCGCCATGCGGGCCTACCTGACGCGCGACGACGATTATTTCGTGCCCCTGAATGTCCGCGTGCAAAAGGCCCGCCGCGTGCGCGCAGATCTCTTCGTGTCCATCCATGCCGACGCCTGGGTCAAACCGACGGCCAACGGCTCTTCGGTCTTCGCCCTGTCAGAGCGAGGCGCGTCCAGCACCCAGGCGCGCTGGATGGCCGACAAGGAAAACGCGGCCGACCTGATCGGCGGCGTCAACCTGGGCAGCCACGACCGTCAGGTCGCCAAGGTGCTGCTCGACCTGTCCACCACCGCGCAAATCAGCGATTCGCTCAAGGTTGGCTCGGCCTTCCTGGAAGAAATCAAAAAGATCAACCGCCTGCATAAAAACAGTGTCGAACAGGCCGGTTTCGCCGTGCTCAAGGCGCCTGACATTCCCTCCATCCTGGTGGAAACCGCCTTCATCAGCAACCCGCAAGAAGAGGCCAAGCTGCGCAGCAATGCCCATCTGGACAAACTCGCGCAAGCCATGATGACGGGCATCGACCGCTATTTCACCGCCAATCCGCCACTGGCCCGCTTGAGCGACGCTAGCTAA
- a CDS encoding cupin domain-containing protein — MRLWTGDDDQSHFEQGWIDLPQGERGDLLSTVIASASISFRETSQGGSFTWHEAPTRQFVLTLSGTLEFETRGGATFTLHPGDILLAEDTTGGGHRWRLIDEQPWRRAYVILHKDAVLPFVRAQA, encoded by the coding sequence GTGCGTTTGTGGACAGGTGATGACGATCAGTCGCACTTTGAGCAAGGGTGGATAGATTTACCGCAGGGTGAGCGCGGTGACCTGTTAAGCACGGTCATCGCAAGCGCCAGCATTTCTTTCCGCGAAACCAGCCAGGGCGGCAGTTTCACCTGGCATGAGGCGCCAACGCGCCAGTTCGTTCTGACCCTGAGCGGAACGCTGGAATTCGAAACCCGGGGTGGCGCGACCTTCACCCTGCATCCGGGCGACATTCTTTTGGCCGAAGACACGACGGGCGGCGGCCATCGCTGGCGGCTGATTGATGAGCAGCCCTGGCGGCGGGCCTATGTGATTCTGCACAAGGACGCCGTGCTGCCCTTTGTGCGCGCCCAAGCCTGA
- the mqo gene encoding malate dehydrogenase (quinone) codes for MTTTSNLPERADIVMIGAGIMSATLATVLKALEPSLKIVMLETLNDCAMESSNGWNNAGTGHAANCEMNYTPPRPDGTVDISRALEVNTEFDLSRQLWSYLVKTGAIPNPQAFIHPCPHMSMVWGADNVKYLRQRFKEMSAHHCYRGMEYSEDPKQIAEWVPLVMQGRSGNEPIAVTRIVSGADVDYGALTHLLIKSLTEQAGFEVHYLKHVHDLARQRDGSWRIGIRDSGSKAQQTIQAKFVFVGAGGGAIELLQKSGIPEGHGYGGFPVSGIWLRCDVDSVSERHHAKVYGKAPHGSPPMSVPHLDTRIIGGKRSLLFGPYAGFSSRFLKHGSLTDLFRSVRPGNVLPMLDVAKDNWPLTEYLVSQVLQSAGHQFEMLRQYYPEARNHDWTHAVAGQRVQIIKPGTDKVGVLEFGTELVTSADRSFAALLGASPGASTAAFIALEVLQKCFADKLTADAWLPRLKTVIPTYGVDLKTDAEACFSIRKSTASVLNLDYV; via the coding sequence ATGACCACGACAAGCAATCTGCCCGAGCGGGCGGATATTGTGATGATAGGCGCAGGCATCATGAGCGCCACGCTGGCCACGGTGCTGAAGGCGTTGGAGCCCTCGCTCAAAATCGTGATGCTCGAGACGCTGAATGATTGCGCGATGGAGAGTTCCAACGGCTGGAATAACGCGGGCACCGGACATGCCGCCAATTGCGAGATGAACTACACCCCGCCGCGCCCAGATGGCACGGTCGATATTTCCAGAGCCCTGGAGGTGAACACTGAGTTCGATCTGTCGCGCCAGCTATGGTCTTATCTGGTGAAAACGGGCGCGATTCCCAATCCGCAGGCCTTTATTCACCCCTGCCCCCACATGAGCATGGTCTGGGGCGCAGACAACGTCAAATACCTGCGCCAGCGTTTCAAGGAAATGTCGGCGCACCATTGCTATCGCGGCATGGAATACAGCGAAGACCCCAAGCAGATCGCCGAATGGGTGCCGCTCGTGATGCAAGGCCGCAGCGGCAATGAGCCGATTGCAGTCACCCGCATCGTTTCCGGCGCGGATGTGGACTACGGCGCGCTGACGCATTTGCTCATCAAGTCGCTTACGGAACAGGCCGGTTTCGAGGTGCACTATCTGAAGCATGTGCATGATCTCGCCCGCCAGCGCGATGGCAGTTGGCGCATCGGCATCCGCGACAGCGGCAGCAAAGCGCAGCAGACGATACAGGCCAAATTCGTCTTCGTCGGCGCCGGCGGCGGGGCGATCGAACTGCTGCAAAAATCCGGTATTCCGGAGGGCCACGGTTACGGCGGCTTCCCAGTCAGCGGCATCTGGCTGCGCTGCGATGTCGATAGCGTGAGCGAGCGGCATCACGCCAAAGTCTATGGCAAGGCGCCGCACGGCTCGCCCCCGATGTCGGTGCCGCACCTGGACACCCGCATCATCGGCGGCAAGCGTTCGCTGCTGTTCGGCCCCTACGCCGGCTTCTCGTCGCGTTTTCTGAAGCATGGCTCGCTGACCGATCTGTTCCGCTCGGTGCGTCCCGGCAATGTCCTGCCCATGCTGGATGTGGCGAAGGATAACTGGCCATTGACGGAATATCTCGTATCGCAAGTGCTGCAAAGCGCCGGCCATCAGTTCGAGATGCTGCGCCAGTACTACCCCGAGGCGCGCAACCATGATTGGACTCACGCAGTTGCTGGCCAGCGCGTGCAGATCATCAAGCCCGGCACGGACAAGGTGGGCGTGCTGGAGTTCGGCACTGAGCTGGTCACCTCGGCCGATCGCTCCTTCGCGGCGCTATTGGGCGCTTCGCCCGGCGCCTCCACCGCCGCCTTCATCGCGCTGGAAGTGCTGCAAAAATGCTTCGCCGATAAGCTGACCGCAGACGCCTGGCTGCCGCGCCTGAAAACAGTGATCCCGACCTATGGTGTGGACCTGAAGACCGATGCCGAAGCCTGCTTCAGCATCCGCAAGTCAACGGCGTCCGTGTTGAATCTCGATTACGTGTGA
- the poxB gene encoding ubiquinone-dependent pyruvate dehydrogenase: protein MTIKNVADLVIETLIETGVKRIYGVVGDSLNGLTESVRERPAIEWVGLRHEEVAAFAACGESQVTGELAVCAGSCGPGNLHLINGLFDAHRTRTPVLAIAAHIPSSEIGGAYFQETHPQELFRECSHYCELISDIGQLPYVLDNAIRAAVGQRGVAVIVLPGDVALRASPVKAVTPRRGLLPPQPRITPAPAEIDELADLLNGTQRITLFAGRGCAGSHTQLMQLADALKSPIVHALGGKEHVEYDNPFDVGMTGFIGFSSGYAAMHDCDLLLMLGTDFPYKQFLPEKIKIAQIDIRPEHLGRRAQLTLGVVGDIGLTLDALLPKLAARQNRQFLDRALAHYARSREGLDELAQGKPGGPIHPQYLARLLSDKIDDDAIVTADVGTCIVWSARYLKMNGQRRLIGSLAHGSMANAMPQAIGIQYAQPGRQVVTFSGDGGFSMLMGDLISLKQHNIPIKVVVFNNGVLGFVALEMKAAGFVNIGVDLDNPNFAAVARAVGIHGVRVEDPAALPAAIDEVLAHDGPALLDVMTAKQELVLPPTIGLEQVKGFSLWGLRAVMDGRMHDVIDLARVNLSGR from the coding sequence ATGACAATCAAAAACGTAGCCGATCTGGTCATCGAAACCCTGATCGAGACCGGCGTCAAACGCATTTACGGCGTAGTCGGCGACAGCCTGAACGGGCTGACCGAATCCGTGCGCGAGCGTCCCGCTATCGAGTGGGTGGGGCTGCGCCATGAGGAAGTGGCGGCTTTCGCCGCCTGCGGCGAGTCGCAGGTCACTGGCGAGCTGGCCGTATGCGCGGGCTCTTGCGGCCCAGGCAATCTGCATTTGATCAATGGCCTGTTCGATGCGCACCGCACGCGCACCCCGGTGCTGGCGATTGCGGCTCACATCCCCTCCAGCGAAATCGGCGGCGCGTATTTCCAGGAAACCCATCCGCAAGAGCTGTTCCGCGAGTGCAGCCATTATTGCGAGCTGATCTCGGACATCGGCCAATTGCCCTATGTGCTAGACAACGCGATCCGCGCCGCAGTCGGGCAGCGCGGCGTGGCCGTGATTGTGCTGCCGGGCGACGTGGCTTTGCGCGCTTCGCCGGTCAAGGCGGTCACGCCGCGCCGGGGACTGCTGCCGCCGCAACCGCGCATCACACCTGCGCCAGCCGAGATTGACGAGCTGGCCGATCTGCTCAATGGCACCCAGCGCATCACACTGTTCGCCGGACGCGGTTGCGCAGGCTCCCATACGCAGCTGATGCAGCTGGCCGATGCGCTGAAAAGCCCTATCGTCCACGCGCTGGGCGGCAAGGAGCATGTCGAATACGACAATCCTTTCGATGTCGGCATGACGGGTTTCATCGGCTTCTCGTCCGGCTATGCCGCCATGCATGACTGCGATCTGCTGCTTATGCTGGGCACCGACTTCCCTTACAAACAATTTCTGCCCGAAAAAATCAAGATCGCGCAGATCGATATCCGGCCCGAACACCTGGGCCGGCGTGCCCAGCTCACCCTGGGCGTGGTGGGCGATATCGGCCTGACCCTAGATGCGCTGCTGCCCAAGCTGGCCGCTCGCCAGAATCGCCAGTTTCTGGACAGGGCGCTGGCGCACTACGCCCGCTCCCGCGAAGGGCTGGACGAGCTGGCGCAGGGCAAGCCGGGCGGCCCTATCCATCCGCAGTATCTGGCCCGGCTGCTGAGCGACAAGATCGACGACGACGCCATCGTCACCGCAGACGTCGGCACCTGCATCGTCTGGTCGGCGCGCTATCTGAAAATGAATGGCCAGCGCCGTCTGATCGGCTCGCTCGCTCATGGTTCCATGGCCAACGCCATGCCGCAGGCCATCGGCATCCAATATGCCCAGCCCGGACGCCAGGTCGTGACCTTCTCGGGTGACGGCGGTTTCTCCATGCTGATGGGCGACTTGATTTCGCTCAAACAGCACAACATCCCCATCAAGGTGGTGGTGTTCAACAACGGCGTGCTCGGCTTTGTGGCGCTGGAAATGAAGGCTGCCGGCTTTGTGAATATCGGCGTGGATCTCGACAACCCGAACTTTGCCGCCGTGGCTCGGGCGGTCGGCATCCATGGCGTGCGCGTCGAAGACCCGGCCGCCTTGCCGGCCGCCATCGACGAGGTGCTGGCCCACGACGGCCCGGCGCTGCTCGATGTCATGACCGCCAAACAAGAGCTGGTGCTACCGCCCACCATCGGGCTGGAGCAGGTCAAGGGCTTCAGCCTTTGGGGGCTGCGCGCCGTAATGGACGGCCGCATGCATGACGTGATCGATCTGGCCAGGGTCAATCTGTCGGGGCGTTGA
- a CDS encoding AEC family transporter produces MVHTMLAALGPIVLGFLVGWLSGRYHFVKREYAQAFADFVVKIALPLALFLAAATSSPSAILNVDYALSLAVGLIGSYIVAYIAGKLIFKHTHTDATMQALSASFPDMAYCGPPVLLAAVGSAGLIAMVIGNLIYTVIIIPLALLALGGRQKGASPLKSLWHAVSQPLVFLPILGAILAVAGIKLPELLQNSVNELGKTAGGVALFFLGLFLSGEKLKIRPELVFNVLVKNVLQAALILGMGLALGLKGDLLISAFLIGVLPTATAVPALAVTNQAYMDDAASTVLLSTLFSLVSITVGIAVAAQF; encoded by the coding sequence ATGGTGCACACCATGCTCGCGGCCTTGGGGCCGATCGTATTGGGGTTTCTGGTTGGCTGGCTGTCAGGCCGCTATCACTTCGTCAAACGCGAGTACGCCCAGGCCTTCGCCGACTTCGTCGTCAAAATCGCCCTGCCCTTGGCGCTGTTTCTGGCGGCGGCCACCTCCTCGCCCTCCGCTATCCTGAACGTCGATTACGCGCTGTCGCTGGCCGTGGGCCTGATCGGCAGCTATATCGTGGCCTATATCGCCGGGAAGCTGATTTTCAAGCACACCCATACCGACGCCACCATGCAGGCTCTGTCGGCATCGTTCCCGGATATGGCCTACTGCGGGCCTCCGGTGCTGCTAGCCGCCGTCGGCTCGGCGGGCCTGATCGCCATGGTGATCGGCAACCTGATTTATACAGTCATCATCATCCCGCTGGCTTTGCTGGCCCTGGGCGGCCGCCAGAAAGGCGCCAGCCCGCTCAAGTCCCTCTGGCATGCCGTTTCGCAACCCCTGGTTTTTCTACCCATTCTGGGCGCGATCTTGGCCGTGGCCGGCATCAAGCTGCCCGAACTGCTGCAAAACTCGGTCAATGAACTGGGCAAAACAGCAGGCGGCGTAGCGCTGTTCTTCCTGGGCCTGTTCCTGTCGGGAGAAAAGCTCAAAATCCGCCCCGAGCTGGTTTTCAACGTACTGGTCAAGAACGTGCTGCAGGCTGCGCTCATCCTGGGCATGGGCCTAGCGCTGGGCCTGAAGGGCGACCTGCTGATCTCGGCCTTTCTGATCGGTGTGCTGCCCACGGCAACCGCCGTGCCTGCGCTGGCCGTCACCAATCAGGCCTATATGGACGACGCTGCCTCCACGGTACTGCTGAGCACGCTGTTCTCGCTCGTGTCGATCACGGTGGGGATCGCTGTCGCCGCGCAGTTCTGA